The proteins below are encoded in one region of Streptomyces roseirectus:
- a CDS encoding 3-dehydroquinate synthase II, translated as MKLCWLDIRDVTGPKEAIVEEAVHQRVDAVVAADPADLETLPPTVKKVLFPREGPLPDKLAPADLVVVDPARHGEPAELARRHPEVEFGRFVEITDADSLEDACRSARHDRWSLLSFRDPTKIPLEIVLAAAAGANGSIITRVADVEEARIVFGVLEHGSDGVLLAPRTVGEATALKAAALSEHADLELVELEVTGISRAGMGERACVDTCTNFRLDEGILVGSHSTGMILCCSETHPLPYMPTRPFRVNAGALHSYTLSADRRTNYLSELRSGGRVLAVDAQGRSRLVTVGRVKIETRPLLAIDAVAPSGVRVNLIVQDDWHVRVLGPGGTVLNVTELTEGTKVLGCLPVEQRHVGYPIDEFCIEK; from the coding sequence GTGAAGCTGTGCTGGCTGGACATCCGTGACGTCACCGGGCCCAAGGAGGCCATCGTCGAGGAGGCCGTCCACCAGCGGGTGGACGCCGTCGTCGCGGCCGATCCCGCCGACCTGGAGACGCTGCCCCCGACGGTGAAGAAGGTCCTGTTCCCGCGGGAGGGGCCGCTGCCGGACAAACTCGCCCCCGCCGACCTCGTCGTCGTCGACCCGGCCCGGCACGGCGAACCCGCCGAACTGGCCCGGCGGCACCCCGAGGTCGAGTTCGGGCGGTTCGTGGAGATCACGGACGCCGACAGCCTCGAAGACGCCTGCCGCTCCGCGCGCCACGACCGGTGGAGCCTGCTGTCCTTCCGCGACCCCACCAAGATCCCGCTGGAGATCGTGCTGGCCGCCGCCGCCGGCGCGAACGGCAGCATCATCACGCGCGTGGCCGACGTCGAGGAGGCCCGCATCGTCTTCGGCGTCCTCGAACACGGCTCCGACGGCGTGCTGCTCGCCCCGCGCACCGTCGGCGAGGCCACCGCCCTCAAGGCCGCGGCCCTGAGCGAACACGCCGACCTGGAACTCGTGGAGCTGGAGGTCACCGGGATCAGCCGGGCCGGCATGGGCGAGCGGGCCTGCGTCGACACCTGCACCAACTTCCGGCTCGACGAGGGCATCCTCGTCGGCTCCCACTCCACCGGCATGATCCTGTGCTGCAGCGAGACCCACCCGCTCCCGTACATGCCGACCCGGCCGTTCCGGGTCAACGCCGGCGCGCTGCACTCGTACACGCTCTCCGCCGACCGGCGCACCAACTACCTCAGCGAACTGCGCTCCGGCGGCCGGGTCCTGGCCGTCGACGCGCAGGGCAGGTCCCGGCTCGTCACCGTGGGCCGCGTCAAGATCGAGACCCGGCCGCTGCTCGCGATCGACGCGGTCGCGCCCTCCGGCGTGCGGGTCAACCTCATCGTCCAGGACGACTGGCACGTACGTGTCCTCGGACCGGGCGGCACGGTCCTGAACGTCACCGAACTGACGGAGGGCACGAAGGTGCTCGGCTGCCTGCCGGTCGAACAGCGGCACGTCGGCTACCCGATCGACGAGTTCTGCATCGAGAAGTGA
- a CDS encoding amidohydrolase family protein, whose translation MNAQPVLDFHVRLAPRPGAARRLLATLDACRLTRAVVCAGGTVDLDRLSRQLVDGGHVESDADNDAVLDACAGSGGRLVPFFFANPHRPPEAYRARAADFRGLEISPAVHGVALTDPRVAELVAAAAEFAHPVYVVCLARDGATVADLVTLARRFPQVSLVLGHSGVGNIDFHALTLIRDQPNILLETSGGYTRVAEAAVDRLGAGRVLFGSEYPLQHPAVELAKFRVLDLPPEQWRRIAWDNAHRLLGEEKR comes from the coding sequence GTGAACGCACAGCCTGTGCTGGACTTCCACGTCCGCCTGGCACCCCGCCCGGGGGCCGCGCGGCGCCTGCTGGCGACCCTGGACGCGTGCCGGCTGACCCGGGCGGTGGTCTGCGCGGGCGGCACCGTCGACCTCGACCGGCTCTCCCGCCAGCTCGTCGACGGCGGGCACGTGGAGAGCGACGCCGACAACGACGCGGTGCTGGACGCCTGCGCGGGCAGCGGCGGACGCCTGGTGCCGTTCTTCTTCGCCAACCCGCACCGCCCGCCCGAGGCATACCGGGCCAGGGCCGCCGACTTCCGTGGCCTGGAGATCTCACCCGCCGTGCACGGCGTCGCCCTGACCGATCCGCGCGTGGCCGAACTCGTCGCCGCGGCAGCGGAGTTCGCGCACCCGGTGTACGTGGTGTGCCTGGCCCGCGACGGCGCGACCGTGGCCGACCTGGTCACCCTCGCCCGCCGGTTCCCTCAGGTGAGCCTGGTCCTCGGACACAGCGGCGTCGGCAACATCGACTTCCACGCGCTCACCCTGATCCGGGACCAGCCCAACATCCTGCTGGAGACCTCCGGCGGCTACACCCGCGTCGCCGAGGCGGCGGTGGACCGGCTCGGCGCCGGACGCGTCCTGTTCGGCTCCGAGTACCCCCTCCAGCACCCGGCCGTGGAACTGGCCAAGTTCCGGGTGCTGGACCTGCCGCCCGAGCAGTGGCGGCGGATCGCCTGGGACAACGCACACCGACTGCTGGGAGAGGAGAAGCGATGA
- a CDS encoding phenylacetate--CoA ligase family protein: protein MTDPHMNLPRLGQWHGPEDLLRIQEKQLPRTVAQAARSPFYRRRLEGGALPATAADLTGLPLTTKQDLRDHYPFGMLAVPKAHLATYHESSGTAGRPTPSYYTAQDWTDLAERFARKWIGISDEDVFLVRTPYALLLTGHLAHAAARLSGATVVPGDNRSLAMPYARVVRTLHDLGVTLTWSVPTECLIWAAAATAAGHRPDTDFPALRALFVGGEPLTPARRRRISRLWGVPVIEEYGSTETGSLAGECPAGRMHLWADRALFEVYDPHTGKVAQEGEGRLVVTPLFREAMPLLRYNLDDDVVVSYDDCDCGWHLPTVQVLGRAAFGHRVGAATITQHRLEDLVFSLPESHGVLFWRAKAEPALLRIEIEVAEEHRRAAVADLTAAVRSAFGVDSEVTGLPPGTLIPREALTALPDVVKPRGLFGPDEDWGKALLYY, encoded by the coding sequence ATGACCGACCCACACATGAACCTGCCCCGGCTCGGCCAGTGGCACGGCCCCGAGGACCTGCTGCGCATCCAGGAGAAACAACTCCCGCGCACCGTGGCCCAGGCGGCCCGCTCACCCTTCTACCGCCGACGCCTGGAAGGCGGCGCCCTGCCCGCCACCGCCGCCGACCTCACCGGCCTGCCGCTGACGACGAAACAGGACCTGCGGGACCACTACCCCTTCGGGATGCTCGCCGTCCCGAAGGCACACCTGGCCACCTACCACGAGTCCAGCGGCACCGCCGGCCGCCCCACCCCCTCCTACTACACGGCCCAGGACTGGACCGACCTCGCCGAGCGCTTCGCCCGCAAATGGATCGGCATCTCGGACGAGGACGTCTTCCTCGTGCGCACCCCCTACGCGCTGCTGCTGACCGGCCATCTCGCGCACGCCGCCGCCCGGCTCAGCGGGGCCACCGTGGTACCGGGCGACAACCGGTCGCTCGCCATGCCGTACGCCCGCGTGGTGCGCACCCTGCACGACCTGGGCGTCACACTCACCTGGTCGGTGCCCACCGAATGCCTCATCTGGGCCGCCGCCGCGACCGCCGCGGGCCACCGCCCGGACACCGACTTCCCCGCGCTGCGCGCCCTGTTCGTCGGCGGCGAACCCCTCACCCCCGCCCGCCGTCGCCGCATCAGCCGGCTGTGGGGCGTCCCGGTGATCGAGGAGTACGGCTCCACCGAGACCGGCAGCCTCGCCGGCGAGTGCCCCGCCGGCCGCATGCACCTGTGGGCGGACCGGGCCCTGTTCGAGGTGTACGACCCGCACACCGGCAAGGTCGCCCAGGAGGGCGAGGGGCGGCTCGTGGTCACCCCGCTGTTCCGTGAGGCGATGCCCCTGCTGCGCTACAACCTCGACGACGACGTGGTGGTCTCCTACGACGACTGCGACTGCGGCTGGCACCTGCCCACCGTCCAGGTGCTCGGCAGGGCGGCCTTCGGCCACCGCGTCGGCGCGGCCACGATCACCCAGCACCGGCTGGAGGACCTGGTCTTCTCCCTCCCGGAGTCCCACGGAGTGCTGTTCTGGCGCGCGAAAGCGGAACCCGCCCTCCTGCGCATCGAGATCGAGGTGGCCGAGGAACACCGCAGGGCCGCCGTGGCCGACCTGACGGCCGCCGTACGGTCCGCGTTCGGCGTCGACAGCGAGGTCACCGGCCTGCCCCCGGGCACGCTGATCCCCCGCGAGGCGCTGACCGCCCTGCCCGACGTGGTCAAACCGCGCGGCCTGTTCGGGCCCGACGAGGACTGGGGCAAAGCGCTCCTCTACTACTGA
- a CDS encoding FAD-dependent monooxygenase, which translates to MDGMPQLRVAVAGAGIAGLTLALALHRAGIDCHLYEQAEHLTEVGAGVQVTPNAARLLHRLGLRERLRAVAVTPRAIEMRRWDDGGLLKRTELGDLCHRRFGAPYYAVHRAHLHDALLSHVPPEHVHLGARLTAVTQNTDAARLHLSDGTTVTADLAVGADGIRSVTRQHLAADRPRYSGQTIYRGLIPAARLPHLTADPRVRLWFGPGRHCVCYPVSAGRQVSFGATVPASDWGEESWSAPGDRAALAAAYQGWHPDVTRLIGAADTVSRWALYDRDNPGRLSAGRVAVIGDAAHPMLPFQAQGANQAVEDAVALAACLAGAGPGGLGAALHRYERVRLPRTTRIQRQSRANATTFHLADGAGQRRRDAAAQTSPGLEEHAWLFGYDAERAATSSRSRRWN; encoded by the coding sequence ATGGACGGCATGCCGCAGCTACGGGTGGCCGTCGCCGGAGCCGGGATCGCCGGCCTCACCCTCGCCCTCGCCCTGCACCGGGCGGGCATCGACTGCCACCTCTACGAACAGGCCGAGCACCTGACCGAAGTGGGGGCGGGCGTCCAGGTCACCCCCAACGCCGCCCGCCTGCTGCACCGGCTGGGACTGCGCGAGAGGCTGCGCGCCGTCGCCGTGACCCCCCGCGCGATCGAGATGCGCCGCTGGGACGACGGCGGCCTCCTGAAGCGCACCGAACTGGGCGACCTGTGCCACCGCCGCTTCGGCGCGCCCTACTACGCCGTGCACCGCGCCCACCTGCATGACGCCCTCCTCTCCCACGTCCCGCCCGAACACGTCCACCTCGGCGCCCGCCTCACCGCCGTGACCCAGAACACCGACGCGGCGCGGCTGCACCTGTCCGACGGGACGACGGTGACGGCGGACCTGGCCGTCGGCGCCGACGGCATCCGGTCGGTGACCCGCCAGCACCTCGCCGCCGACCGGCCGCGCTACTCCGGGCAGACGATCTACCGGGGCCTGATCCCGGCCGCCCGGCTGCCCCACCTCACCGCCGACCCCCGGGTACGGCTGTGGTTCGGACCGGGCCGGCACTGCGTGTGCTACCCGGTCTCCGCGGGCCGCCAGGTCAGCTTCGGCGCGACCGTCCCCGCCTCCGACTGGGGGGAGGAGTCCTGGTCCGCGCCGGGCGACCGCGCCGCGCTCGCCGCCGCCTACCAGGGCTGGCATCCGGACGTCACCCGGCTGATCGGCGCGGCGGACACCGTCAGCCGGTGGGCGCTGTACGACCGCGACAACCCGGGGCGGCTCAGCGCCGGACGGGTGGCCGTCATCGGGGACGCCGCGCACCCGATGCTGCCCTTCCAGGCCCAGGGCGCCAATCAGGCCGTCGAGGACGCCGTCGCCCTCGCGGCCTGCCTGGCCGGCGCGGGCCCCGGCGGCCTCGGCGCGGCCCTGCACCGCTACGAACGCGTCCGCCTGCCCCGCACCACCCGTATCCAGCGGCAGTCCCGCGCCAACGCGACCACCTTCCACCTCGCCGACGGCGCCGGACAGCGCCGCCGCGACGCCGCCGCACAGACCTCGCCCGGCCTGGAGGAACACGCGTGGCTGTTCGGCTACGACGCCGAACGGGCCGCCACGAGCAGCAGGAGCCGACGATGGAACTGA
- a CDS encoding 2,3-dihydro-2,3-dihydroxybenzoate dehydrogenase produces MELTGIESTVALVTGAARGIGAAVTATLAGAGAQVAAVDRDTGTLATAVTKLEAEGMAVRGYAADVCDSTAVDALVRRVEDELGPIGILVNAAGVLHTGRAVDLTDRQWNEIFAVNAGGVFHVSRAVARRMIRHRRGAVVTVASNAAGVPRTEMSAYAASKAASAHFTRCLGLELAGHGIRCNVVSPGSTDTPMLRAMLGAGADPAHVIEGAPDAYKVGIPLRKLARPQDVADAVAYLVSDQAGHVTMHDLYVDGGAALHV; encoded by the coding sequence ATGGAACTGACCGGAATCGAATCCACGGTCGCCCTGGTCACCGGCGCGGCGCGCGGCATCGGCGCCGCCGTCACCGCCACCCTGGCCGGCGCCGGGGCTCAGGTCGCCGCCGTGGACCGCGACACCGGGACACTGGCGACCGCCGTGACCAAGCTGGAGGCCGAGGGGATGGCCGTGCGCGGCTACGCCGCTGACGTGTGCGACAGCACGGCGGTGGACGCGCTCGTGCGGCGCGTCGAGGACGAACTGGGGCCCATCGGCATCCTCGTCAACGCGGCCGGCGTGCTCCACACCGGCCGCGCGGTCGACCTGACGGACCGGCAGTGGAACGAGATCTTCGCCGTCAACGCCGGCGGCGTCTTCCACGTCTCCCGCGCGGTGGCCCGGCGCATGATCCGCCACCGCCGGGGCGCCGTCGTGACCGTGGCGTCCAACGCCGCCGGCGTACCGCGCACGGAGATGTCCGCGTACGCCGCGTCCAAGGCGGCGTCGGCCCACTTCACCCGCTGCCTGGGCCTGGAACTCGCCGGCCACGGCATCCGCTGCAACGTCGTCTCGCCCGGCTCCACGGACACGCCCATGCTGCGCGCGATGCTCGGCGCCGGCGCCGACCCGGCCCACGTCATCGAGGGCGCCCCGGACGCCTACAAGGTCGGCATCCCCCTGCGCAAGCTCGCCCGGCCCCAGGACGTCGCCGACGCCGTCGCCTACCTCGTCTCCGACCAGGCCGGCCACGTGACCATGCACGACCTCTACGTGGACGGCGGCGCCGCCCTGCACGTGTGA
- a CDS encoding isochorismatase family protein: MAMTPIAPYRMPGQDDLPAPALPWRPAPDRAAVLVHDMQRYFLRPFPAGRSPLTELVTNAAALLATARKTGVPVIYTAQPGGMSRRDRGLLHDLWGPGMGSEETDRALADEVAPEPGDTVLTKWRYSAFFRSDLEERLRSLGRDQLVVCGVYAHLGCLITACDAFSRDIQPFLVADALADLSRDDHLMALRYAADRCAVPLTADAVRAALTA, translated from the coding sequence ATGGCCATGACCCCCATCGCGCCCTACCGCATGCCCGGCCAGGACGACCTGCCGGCCCCGGCGCTGCCCTGGCGCCCGGCGCCGGACCGCGCCGCCGTCCTCGTGCACGACATGCAGCGCTACTTCCTGCGCCCCTTCCCGGCCGGCCGCTCGCCGCTGACCGAACTCGTCACCAACGCAGCCGCCCTGCTCGCGACGGCCCGCAAGACCGGAGTCCCGGTGATCTACACGGCACAGCCGGGCGGGATGAGCCGACGGGACCGGGGACTGCTGCACGACCTCTGGGGGCCCGGCATGGGCAGCGAGGAGACCGACCGCGCCCTCGCCGACGAGGTCGCCCCCGAGCCGGGCGACACGGTGCTGACCAAGTGGCGCTACAGCGCGTTCTTCCGCAGCGACCTGGAGGAACGGCTACGAAGCCTCGGCCGCGACCAGCTCGTCGTCTGCGGCGTCTACGCCCACCTGGGCTGCCTGATCACCGCCTGCGACGCGTTCAGCCGCGACATCCAGCCGTTCCTCGTGGCGGACGCCCTCGCCGACCTCTCCCGGGACGACCACCTCATGGCGCTCCGCTACGCCGCCGACCGCTGCGCCGTACCGCTGACCGCCGACGCCGTCCGCGCCGCGCTCACGGCCTGA
- a CDS encoding SDR family NAD(P)-dependent oxidoreductase yields MPERTRVVVIGGTSGIGRHFARSCAAHGDDVTITGRSTARTENAAREIGGHTRGLALELADPEGIAAALAGVGRVDRLVLAALERDHNTVRAYRPADAIRLLTVKLTGYTEVLHTLAPRMTDDSAAVLIGGLASHRPYPGSTSVTTANGGITALVRTLAVELAPIRVNALHPSIVADTPFWSDKPAAREAAALGARTGRPVTMEDCAHAIRFLLDNRAVNGVNLNLDGGEVLI; encoded by the coding sequence ATGCCCGAACGCACCCGTGTCGTCGTCATCGGCGGAACCTCGGGAATCGGACGCCACTTCGCCCGCTCGTGCGCCGCACACGGCGACGACGTGACCATCACCGGCCGCTCGACGGCACGGACCGAGAACGCCGCCCGCGAGATCGGCGGCCACACCCGCGGCCTCGCCCTGGAACTGGCCGACCCGGAGGGCATCGCCGCCGCGCTGGCCGGCGTAGGGCGCGTCGACCGGCTGGTCCTCGCGGCGCTGGAACGGGACCACAACACGGTGCGCGCCTACCGGCCGGCCGACGCGATCCGGCTGCTGACGGTGAAGCTCACCGGCTACACCGAGGTGCTGCACACCCTCGCCCCCCGCATGACCGACGACAGCGCCGCCGTCCTGATCGGCGGCCTCGCCAGCCACCGGCCCTACCCCGGCTCCACGTCCGTGACGACCGCCAACGGCGGCATCACCGCCCTGGTGCGGACCCTGGCCGTGGAACTCGCGCCGATCCGCGTCAACGCCCTGCACCCGAGCATCGTCGCCGACACCCCGTTCTGGAGCGACAAGCCCGCCGCCCGCGAGGCCGCCGCGCTGGGCGCGCGCACCGGGCGGCCGGTGACGATGGAGGACTGCGCGCACGCGATCCGGTTCCTGCTGGACAACCGGGCCGTCAACGGCGTCAACCTGAACCTCGACGGCGGCGAAGTCCTCATCTGA
- a CDS encoding DUF6081 family protein — protein sequence MTSLPETAVWTYDDFTGARLDPARWTVMSVTGADGTLYRYRDRNARVRTGDGRLELTVDPFTRFHDTDPRQNNAKQMYRSVRRFAVPAAGRLTFETSMRVRTYGQVPYDLLDAYGTVNVFDLETGVVLNAAATNDTVFAVVERLAGQGHARSLHRVVLDVPTRPGQEHRYAITYRAEPPSAEFHVDGRLLHDTRLPVAVAGFDAGMALFSARDLTRYTRAEREHGQGATGWWGPWRVTAGVR from the coding sequence ATGACGTCGCTGCCCGAAACCGCTGTGTGGACGTACGACGACTTCACCGGCGCGCGCCTCGACCCCGCCCGCTGGACGGTCATGTCGGTCACCGGGGCCGACGGCACGCTGTACCGGTACCGGGACCGCAACGCCCGGGTGCGTACCGGGGACGGGCGGCTGGAGCTGACCGTCGATCCGTTCACCCGCTTCCACGACACGGATCCTCGGCAGAACAACGCCAAGCAGATGTACCGGTCGGTGCGGCGTTTCGCCGTGCCGGCGGCGGGGCGGCTGACGTTCGAGACCTCGATGAGGGTGCGCACCTACGGCCAGGTCCCCTACGACCTGCTCGACGCCTACGGCACGGTGAACGTCTTCGACCTGGAGACCGGTGTCGTCCTCAACGCGGCCGCGACGAACGACACCGTGTTCGCGGTGGTCGAACGCCTGGCGGGCCAGGGGCACGCGCGCTCCCTCCACCGGGTGGTGCTGGACGTGCCGACGCGGCCGGGGCAGGAGCACCGGTACGCCATCACCTACCGGGCCGAGCCGCCGTCGGCGGAGTTCCACGTCGACGGCCGGCTCCTCCACGACACCCGGCTTCCGGTGGCGGTGGCGGGCTTCGACGCCGGGATGGCCCTGTTCTCCGCCCGCGACCTCACGCGTTACACGCGCGCGGAGCGGGAGCACGGGCAGGGCGCGACCGGCTGGTGGGGGCCGTGGCGGGTCACGGCCGGGGTCAGATGA
- a CDS encoding FAD-dependent monooxygenase, whose product MDQAPVLVVGAGPVGMTAALALARQGVACVLAEQGVETSAHPRLDYVNSRSMEFFRRLGVADDIRRAGVAPEHRADVIWSTGLAGEPLTTWRLPSVTEERRRIAEHNDGTQPAEPGQRISQTELEPVLRAHCRREPLIDLRCGLRFDTLTQDDDGVTSHLTDVTTGERTRLRSRYVIGCDGATSRVREVVGIGAEDFDVPGLPGAFMVHFKSRDLAALHRHGRFWHYFAFRYVLIAQDETDTWTAHVNGVTPDEFDTPPTDPAAFLRETLRTDLTIDKVLLTSRWRPGFMIADRYRAGRVLLAGDCAHRMFPTGAYGMNTGIGDAVDAAWKTAALVQGFGGPALLDSYPSERRPVGLRNLHTSHRHLGVHLTAGALLRAGAPLDAVAAHLDAERGENEYRGVELGYRYRDSPVICHEDTPEPHWSPGRYTPTTWPGGRPPGLLLDDGTPILDRLAPSFTLVDFTGDGRAHPLLAEATAQGLPLSHTVITDTHARELWERDLVLLRPDHHVAWRGNRPHPDPAAVIRRIRGAG is encoded by the coding sequence GTGGATCAGGCACCGGTACTGGTCGTGGGCGCGGGCCCGGTCGGGATGACCGCCGCCCTGGCCCTGGCCCGCCAGGGCGTCGCCTGCGTGCTCGCCGAGCAGGGCGTCGAGACCTCCGCCCATCCCAGGCTGGACTACGTCAACAGCCGCAGCATGGAGTTCTTCCGCCGGCTCGGCGTCGCCGACGACATCCGCCGCGCCGGTGTCGCCCCCGAGCACCGGGCCGACGTGATCTGGTCGACCGGCCTCGCCGGCGAGCCCCTCACCACCTGGCGACTCCCCTCGGTGACCGAGGAACGCCGGCGCATCGCGGAACACAACGACGGCACCCAGCCCGCCGAACCCGGCCAGCGCATCTCCCAGACCGAACTGGAACCGGTACTGCGCGCGCACTGCCGGCGCGAACCGCTGATCGACCTCCGCTGCGGCCTGCGCTTCGACACCCTCACCCAGGACGACGACGGCGTGACCAGCCACCTGACCGACGTGACGACCGGCGAACGGACGCGGCTGCGCTCCCGCTACGTGATCGGCTGCGACGGCGCGACGAGCCGGGTCCGCGAGGTCGTGGGCATCGGCGCGGAGGACTTCGACGTCCCCGGGCTGCCCGGCGCCTTCATGGTCCACTTCAAGAGCCGCGACCTCGCCGCCCTGCACCGCCACGGCCGTTTCTGGCACTACTTCGCCTTCCGCTACGTCCTCATCGCCCAGGACGAGACCGACACGTGGACGGCCCACGTCAACGGCGTGACGCCGGACGAGTTCGACACCCCGCCCACCGACCCGGCGGCCTTCCTGCGGGAGACGCTGCGCACCGACCTGACGATCGACAAGGTGCTGCTGACCTCGCGCTGGCGCCCCGGCTTCATGATCGCGGACCGGTACCGCGCCGGCCGGGTCCTGCTCGCCGGCGACTGCGCCCACCGCATGTTCCCGACCGGCGCCTACGGCATGAACACCGGCATCGGCGACGCCGTCGACGCCGCCTGGAAGACCGCCGCCCTCGTCCAGGGCTTCGGCGGCCCGGCCCTGCTGGACAGCTACCCGAGCGAACGCCGGCCGGTGGGCCTGCGCAACCTGCACACCTCCCACCGCCACCTCGGCGTGCACCTCACGGCGGGCGCCCTCCTGCGCGCGGGCGCCCCCCTGGACGCCGTGGCCGCCCACCTCGACGCCGAGCGGGGCGAGAACGAGTACCGGGGCGTCGAACTCGGCTACCGCTACCGCGACTCACCCGTCATCTGCCACGAGGACACCCCCGAACCCCACTGGAGCCCCGGCCGGTACACGCCGACGACCTGGCCCGGCGGCCGCCCGCCCGGCCTCCTCCTCGACGACGGCACCCCGATCCTCGACCGCCTCGCCCCCTCCTTCACCCTGGTCGACTTCACCGGCGACGGCCGCGCCCACCCCCTCCTCGCCGAGGCGACCGCCCAGGGCCTGCCGCTCTCCCACACCGTGATCACCGACACCCACGCCCGCGAACTCTGGGAACGCGATCTGGTCCTCCTGCGCCCCGACCACCACGTCGCCTGGCGCGGCAACCGGCCCCACCCGGACCCGGCCGCGGTGATCCGGCGGATCCGGGGCGCCGGATGA
- a CDS encoding 3-deoxy-7-phosphoheptulonate synthase, translating into MQPSGVTTDVVHGGPWEGRPAAQQPEWRDHAAYHESCRTLESAAPLVPAEEIRHLRRSLAELLATGALLLQLGDCAESLYECTPHHTAHKLQVVDRLGNRLSELTGRRVLRVGRMGGQFAKPRSRPTEQHGTQVIPAFRGHMINSELATPHTRQPDPRRMVWAYEASAAVQRAMRAHRRGDRDGPWSSHEALVVDYESRLVRRDPDTDELYLTSTHLPWAGERTRRPEQAQVALLSAVANPVGCKLGPNATADDVVRVCAALDPRREPGRLVLIPRMGHHRIRQTLPPLVRAVANAGHPVVWLSDPMHGNTVTTGLGLKTRHLTDVITEALRFRDILDGLRQHAAGLHLEVAADDVTECVGAGVENEDGLHRHYTTLCDPRLNAGQATELIEAWTKGTAAVRS; encoded by the coding sequence ATGCAGCCATCAGGCGTGACAACGGACGTCGTCCACGGCGGGCCGTGGGAGGGCAGGCCCGCGGCGCAGCAGCCGGAGTGGCGCGACCACGCCGCCTACCACGAGTCCTGCCGGACGCTGGAGTCGGCCGCGCCCCTGGTGCCGGCCGAGGAGATCCGCCACCTGCGCCGCTCACTGGCGGAACTGCTCGCGACCGGGGCGCTCCTGCTCCAGCTGGGCGACTGCGCGGAGAGCCTGTACGAGTGCACCCCGCACCACACGGCCCACAAACTCCAGGTCGTCGACCGGCTGGGGAACCGGCTCAGCGAACTGACCGGCCGGCGCGTCCTGCGCGTGGGCCGCATGGGCGGACAGTTCGCCAAACCCAGGTCGCGGCCGACCGAGCAGCACGGCACGCAGGTCATCCCCGCGTTCCGGGGACACATGATCAACTCCGAACTCGCCACGCCGCACACCCGGCAGCCCGACCCCCGGCGCATGGTGTGGGCCTACGAGGCCAGCGCCGCCGTCCAGCGGGCGATGCGCGCACACCGGCGCGGAGACCGCGACGGGCCCTGGTCGAGCCACGAGGCCCTGGTCGTCGACTACGAGTCCCGGCTCGTACGCCGCGACCCGGACACGGACGAGCTGTACCTCACCTCGACCCACCTGCCCTGGGCGGGGGAGCGCACCCGCCGCCCCGAACAGGCACAGGTCGCCCTGCTCTCCGCCGTCGCCAACCCGGTCGGCTGCAAGCTCGGGCCGAACGCGACGGCCGACGACGTCGTGCGCGTGTGCGCGGCGCTCGACCCGCGCCGTGAGCCCGGCCGCCTCGTCCTGATCCCGAGGATGGGCCACCACCGGATCCGGCAGACCCTGCCGCCCCTCGTCCGCGCGGTCGCGAACGCCGGACACCCCGTGGTGTGGCTGAGCGACCCCATGCACGGCAACACGGTGACGACCGGCCTCGGCCTCAAGACCCGCCACCTCACCGACGTCATCACCGAGGCCCTGCGGTTCCGCGACATCCTCGACGGACTGCGCCAGCACGCCGCCGGACTGCACCTGGAGGTCGCGGCCGACGACGTGACGGAATGCGTCGGCGCGGGGGTGGAGAACGAGGACGGGCTGCACCGGCATTACACCACGCTGTGCGATCCCCGGCTCAACGCCGGGCAGGCCACCGAACTCATCGAGGCGTGGACCAAGGGGACGGCGGCGGTGCGTTCCTGA